One Ictalurus furcatus strain D&B chromosome 25, Billie_1.0, whole genome shotgun sequence DNA window includes the following coding sequences:
- the rps29 gene encoding 40S ribosomal protein S29: MGHQQLYWSHPRKFGQGSRSCRVCSNRHGLIRKYGLNMCRQCFRQYAKDIGFVKLD; the protein is encoded by the exons ATGGGTCATCAGCAGCTCTACTGGAGTCACCCAAGAAAATTCGGTCAGGGATCTCGATCCTG CCGTGTGTGCTCAAACAGACACGGTCTGATCCGCAAATATGGGCTCAACATGTGCCGCCAGTGCTTCAGACAATACGCAAAAGACATCGGCTTTGTGAAG tTGGATTAA
- the mgat2 gene encoding alpha-1,6-mannosyl-glycoprotein 2-beta-N-acetylglucosaminyltransferase, with amino-acid sequence MRFRIYKRKVVILTLVVVICGFAVWSSGKQKRGSPVFPKEVEAVKKSSSSSLAQVTASVTRKPVNDTLPEKQVLPKPVTDNTTLVYRGIVFQINFDQTLRNEEKFRSIRQKDDLVVVVQVHNRPDYLRLLVESLRKAKGIENVLLIFSHDFWSPEINDIISSIDFCLVLQIFFPFSIQLYPQEFPGNDPRDCPRDISKKDALKLGCINAEYPDSFGHYREAKFSQTKHHWWWKLHFVWDRVRVLKDHKGLVLLIEEDHYLVQDFYHLLKLMTSLKKEQCADCDIISLGSYGHIGYSSKANRVEVKAWKSTEHNMGMAMDRETYQKLIKCTETFCTYDDYNWDWSLQHLTVNCLPTFWKVMVSEAPRIFHVGDCGMHHKKASCMPNNQKRRIESILQSSSNQLFPKNLLITKRLPAPGAGGIAPHVKNGGWGDIRDHELCKSYLRLQ; translated from the coding sequence ATGAGATTCCGAATCTACAAGAGGAAAGTGGTGATCCTGACTCTGGTGGTCGTAATCTGTGGATTTGCCGTTTGGAGCAGTGGGAAACAGAAAAGAGGAAGTCCTGTTTTTCCCAAGGAAGTGGAGGCTGTTAAGaagagcagcagcagtagtcTGGCGCAGGTCACGGCGTCAGTAACCCGGAAACCAGTCAATGACACGCTTCCAGAAAAACAAGTTCTACCCAAGCCTGTGACTGATAATACCACTCTGGTGTACCGAGGGATTGTGTTCCAAATCAACTTTGACCAGACCTTGAGGAATGAAGAGAAGTTCAGGTCCATACGACAGAAGGATGACCTCGTAGTAGTAGTTCAGGTTCACAATCGACCAGATTACCTGAGGCTGCTTGTAGAAAGCTTGAGAAAAGCGAAAGGCATTGAGAATGTCCTACTTATCTTCAGCCATGATTTCTGGTCCCCAGAGATCAACGACATAATTTCGTCCATTGACTTCTGCCTTGTCCTTCAGATATTCTTTCCTTTTAGCATTCAACTGTATCCTCAAGAGTTTCCAGGGAATGACCCTAGAGACTGTCCCAGAGACATTTCCAAGAAAGACGCCTTAAAACTCGGCTGCATAAATGCAGAATACCCTGACTCTTTTGGCCATTACCGCGAGGCCAAATTTTCCCAAACCAAACACCACTGGTGGTGGAAATTGCATTTTGTGTGGGACAGGGTTCGTGTGCTGAAGGATCACAAAGGATTGGTGCTTCTTATCGAGGAGGACCACTACTTAGTCCAAGACTTCTACCATCTTCTCAAGCTGATGACATCTCTAAAGAAGGAGCAGTGTGCTGACTGTGACATTATTTCGCTAGGGAGCTACGGGCACATCGGCTATTCCAGCAAAGCCAACCGTGTGGAGGTGAAGGCCTGGAAATCCACAGAGCACAACATGGGCATGGCCATGGACAGGGAGACATACCAAAAACTCATCAAGTGCACAGAAACATTCTGCACCTATGACGACTACAACTGGGACTGGTCCCTTCAGCACCTAACTGTGAACTGTCTGCCCACTTTCTGGAAGGTCATGGTCAGTGAAGCTCCCCGTATATTTCATGTTGGGGATTGTGGCATGCACCATAAGAAGGCCTCTTGTATGCCCAATAATCAGAAGAGAAGGATAGAAAGCATACTTCAGAGCAGCTCAAACCAGCTGTTCCCAAAAAATTTGCTCATCACAAAGAGACTTCCTGCACCTGGGGCTGGTGGAATAGCCCCTCATGTTAAAAATGGAGGATGGGGTGATATCAGGGACCATGAACTCTGTAAGAGCTATCTTCGGTTACAGTGA